The genomic interval ACGTCACCTCCGGTCCTTCGTCCTTCCCGAAGGAGACGCTGGACCTCATCGCGGACGGCAAGGTGCTGCGGCTGGACGACTTCGTGCGGGCCGCCGTGCACGACGGCCGGCGCCGGCAGTGGGTCGGCTCCCGGCTGCCGAAGGCCCGGGACAAGGGGCAGAACGCACAGCTGGCGGCGTTCGTGAGGGCCGTGCGGACCGGCGGGCCGATGCCGGTGCCGCTGGAGTCGCTGGCCGCCACCACGACGGCCACGCTCGCCGTGCGCACGGCGCTGGCGAGCGGCGTCCCGGTCACCCTGGCGGGGGCGCGATGAGCATGAGCGCGGGGTGGTACCTGCGGCGGCTGTCCCGGATGGGGCCGCGGGAGGCCGGCGGCCGGGCGGCCGACGCGGTGCGCCGGCGGCGGTGGCGCGCGGGGCTGCCCGAACGGCCGCCGGTGACGGGCGTCCGGTTCACGGCCGTGCTGCCGGAGGGCGCGCTCGCCGCGGTGGCGCCGGACGCGGTGAAGCGCCTGGTCGCCGAGGCCGACCGGCTGATGGCGGGGCGGGCCGAGTTCTTCGGGGTGGTCCGCGGCGACATGACGGACCCGGACTGGCACCACGATCCGAGGACCGGGCGCCGCGCCCCGCTGGAGCACGCCTTCGACGTGCCGTACCGCGACGAGGAGGCGGTCGGCGACATCAAGCAGATCTGGGAGCCGTCCCGGCACCAGTACCTGACCGTGCTGGCCGCCGCGTACGCGCTCACCGGGAACGACCGGTACGCGGAGCGGGTGGCCGCGCATCTGCGGTCGTGGTGGGAGGCCGACCCGCCGCTGCGGGGCGCGCACTGGGTCAGCGGCATCGAGCTGGGCATCCGGCTGCTGTCGTGGGTGTGGATCCGCCGGCTGCTGGACGGCTGGGCGGGCGCGCCCGCGCTGTTCGAGGAGAACCCGGTGGCGCTGGACCAGATCTGGCACCACCAGCGCTGGCTGGCGGCGTTCCCCAGCCGGGGGTCGTCGGCGAACAACCACGCGGTCGCCGAGGCCGCGGGGCAGCTCGCCGCCTCCTGCGCGTTCGGCTGGTTCCCGTACTCGCCGCGCCTGCGGGCGGACGCGCTGCGCGACCTGGACCGGCACCTGCGCGCCAACACCTTCCCGTCGGGGATCAACCGGGAGCTGGCGAGCGAGTACCACGGGCTGGTGCTGGAGCTGGGCCTGGCCGCGCTGGCCGAGGCGGACGCCGCGGGCGTGGCCGTCCCTCCGACGGTGCGGCTGGTGCTGCTGCGGATGACGGACGCGCTCGCGGCCGTCGTCGACGACCGGCTGCGCCCGCCCCGCCAGGGGGACGCGGACGACGGGCACGGGCTGGTGCTGGACGGCCCCGGCACCGACCGCTGGGGGTCGCTGCTGGCCACCGGGGACGCGGTGTTCGGCCGGCGCGACTGGTGGCCGAAGGTGCCGGGCGGTGACGTCCGCACCCCGCTGCTGGCCTCGCTGATCGAGCCGTACGGGAGCGGTGCGGCGCGTCCGGAGAGCCGGCCGGCGCACTTCGCGGACGCGGGGCTCACCGTGCTGCGGGGGCCCGGGGGGATCTGGTGCCGCTGCGACGGCGGGCCGCACGGTTTCCTGTCGATCGCCGCGCACGCGCACGCCGACGCGCTGTCCGTGGAGGTCCGGCACGACGGGGTCGACGTGCTGGCCGACCCGGGCACGTACTGCTATCACGGCCAGCCGGAGTGGCGGAGCTACTTCCGGTCCACGCTCGGCCACAACACGCTCGAGGCGGGCGGCCGGGACCAGTCGGTGTCCGGCGGCCCGTTCCTGTGGACGCGGCACGCCACGACGCGGGTGCTGGCGGTGGACACCGACGGGGAGGGGGCGGCGCGCTGGTGCGCCGAGCACGACGGCTACCGGCCGCTGGTCCACCGGCGACAGGTGGAACTGGCGTACGAGAGCCGTGAGGTGCGGGTGGTCGACATGGTGAGCGGCGACCGCCGGGAGGTGCGTCTGGCGTTCCACCTCGGCCCGGAGATCGGCGCGGAGCTGGAGGGGAGCCGGGCGCGGCTCACCTGGAGCCGGGACGGCGAGTCCCGCTCGGCGGTGCTCGACCTGCCGGCCGGGCTCGCCTGGCGGGCGCACCGCGGAGAGAGCGAGCCGCCGCTGGGCTGGTACTCCCCCGGGTTCGGACGCAAGGAGCCGAGCACCACGCTGGTCGGCAGCGGATCCGTCGACGGGACGGCCGAGTTCACCACCGTCCTCGGGTTCGACGGCTAGGGGGCTGCGATGGGTCCGCGTGGAGGAGGGGGCGTGCGCCGGTGGCGGCGCTGGGCGTCCGCGGCCGGGCTGGCGCTGGCGCTGGTGGCGACCGCCGGCTGCGAGCAGCGGCCCGGGACGGCGAAGAAGCCGGACGCGCGGTCGAGGCCGGACGCGCGCACGCAGCCGGGGGACACCGCCGGGGCGCCGCGGACCGTGCCCCGGGTGTGCGAGAGGCCGAGGCCCGGACC from Streptomyces sp. DH-12 carries:
- a CDS encoding alginate lyase family protein; this translates as MSMSAGWYLRRLSRMGPREAGGRAADAVRRRRWRAGLPERPPVTGVRFTAVLPEGALAAVAPDAVKRLVAEADRLMAGRAEFFGVVRGDMTDPDWHHDPRTGRRAPLEHAFDVPYRDEEAVGDIKQIWEPSRHQYLTVLAAAYALTGNDRYAERVAAHLRSWWEADPPLRGAHWVSGIELGIRLLSWVWIRRLLDGWAGAPALFEENPVALDQIWHHQRWLAAFPSRGSSANNHAVAEAAGQLAASCAFGWFPYSPRLRADALRDLDRHLRANTFPSGINRELASEYHGLVLELGLAALAEADAAGVAVPPTVRLVLLRMTDALAAVVDDRLRPPRQGDADDGHGLVLDGPGTDRWGSLLATGDAVFGRRDWWPKVPGGDVRTPLLASLIEPYGSGAARPESRPAHFADAGLTVLRGPGGIWCRCDGGPHGFLSIAAHAHADALSVEVRHDGVDVLADPGTYCYHGQPEWRSYFRSTLGHNTLEAGGRDQSVSGGPFLWTRHATTRVLAVDTDGEGAARWCAEHDGYRPLVHRRQVELAYESREVRVVDMVSGDRREVRLAFHLGPEIGAELEGSRARLTWSRDGESRSAVLDLPAGLAWRAHRGESEPPLGWYSPGFGRKEPSTTLVGSGSVDGTAEFTTVLGFDG